From Lawsonia intracellularis PHE/MN1-00, the proteins below share one genomic window:
- a CDS encoding FeoA family protein: MSLRDLKVGQHARVVRVQADGELGRRIRDMGLVPGTEVTIVGRAPLKDPVALRLLGFTLSLRNSEADYVMVSPIS; encoded by the coding sequence ATTTCATTGCGTGATTTAAAAGTAGGACAACATGCTCGTGTTGTACGTGTGCAAGCAGATGGAGAGCTAGGAAGACGTATCCGTGATATGGGTCTTGTCCCAGGGACAGAGGTAACTATTGTTGGGAGGGCACCTCTTAAAGATCCAGTTGCATTAAGGTTACTAGGTTTTACTCTTAGTCTTAGAAATAGTGAAGCAGACTATGTGATGGTATCACCTATTTCATAA
- a CDS encoding ABC transporter ATP-binding protein gives MQQQYLVKQTEYLLQVTDLSVQFNLDTPITILQHIQFCLNKGKTLCLVGESGCGKTMTALALLKLLPEYGRIISGQILFNNKELTQLSEAEIREKRGKDIGMIFQEPMTSLNPVIRVGDQIAEPLIQHLHFSKKDALHKAIELLKIVGISSPEKRILDYPHQLSGGIRQRIMIAMALSCSPSLLIADEPTTALDVTIQRQLLVLLRQLIEKHQMSMLLITHNLGVVAEMADEVCVMYAGEVIENASVYDLFKKPAHPYTQALMNAIPLLKKGKLRLESIPGTVPALGKLPIGCNFRPRCPLAHERCIIKPPSTYIGNNHNVSCWLYN, from the coding sequence ATGCAGCAACAATACTTAGTTAAACAAACAGAATACCTTCTTCAAGTAACTGATCTCTCAGTACAGTTTAATCTGGATACCCCTATAACAATTCTCCAACATATCCAATTTTGTCTTAATAAAGGGAAAACGTTATGCCTAGTTGGAGAGTCTGGGTGTGGGAAGACTATGACAGCATTAGCCTTGCTAAAACTTCTTCCTGAATATGGACGTATTATATCTGGACAAATTTTATTTAACAACAAAGAACTTACTCAGCTTTCAGAAGCAGAAATAAGGGAAAAAAGAGGTAAAGATATTGGAATGATTTTTCAAGAACCAATGACATCTCTCAACCCTGTCATCCGTGTAGGAGATCAAATAGCAGAACCACTTATTCAACATCTTCACTTCTCAAAGAAAGACGCTCTTCATAAAGCTATAGAGCTACTTAAAATTGTTGGTATTTCATCTCCGGAAAAACGTATTTTGGACTATCCACATCAATTATCAGGAGGCATACGACAGCGTATAATGATTGCTATGGCTCTTAGTTGTTCACCCAGTCTACTTATTGCTGATGAACCAACTACAGCCTTAGATGTAACGATTCAAAGACAACTTCTTGTGCTACTTAGACAGCTTATTGAAAAACATCAAATGAGTATGCTACTTATAACTCATAATTTAGGAGTAGTAGCTGAAATGGCAGACGAAGTATGTGTTATGTATGCAGGAGAAGTTATAGAAAACGCATCTGTATATGATTTATTCAAAAAGCCTGCACACCCATATACACAAGCTTTAATGAATGCTATTCCCTTATTAAAAAAGGGCAAATTACGTCTAGAATCTATACCTGGGACGGTTCCAGCTTTAGGAAAACTCCCCATAGGTTGCAACTTTAGACCTCGTTGCCCACTAGCACATGAACGTTGTATAATAAAACCTCCCTCTACATATATTGGCAATAATCATAATGTTTCTTGTTGGCTCTATAACTAA
- the feoB gene encoding ferrous iron transport protein B, producing MVILQKQTFALAGNPNSGKSTLFNTITGSHQHVGNYPGITVEQKEGFLHTDTDEILRIIDLPGTYSLTAYTEEEKVARMVLLNEHPDVVINVLNANALERNLYLTVQLLEMGMPLVLALNMMDEVESHGLSINIKKLSSKMGLPVVPTVARTGKGCKRLILEACHLADARRGVEKKPLLISYGPDLDPVIKFMEEKIQEAEFTIKNTPARWIALKFLEMDEELIEKTRQLNLNLSKQLEEKVAEVTAHLHATFDTCPEAVIADYRYGYISAVLREGVLTQQDPVRYRIKLSDKLDTVLTHKFFGPVFMFFILYAIYHFTFTLGAIPMGWVASLFSFLRTQAGLLLPSGLLKSLVISGIIDGVGGVMSFIPLILLIFLQIAVLEDSGYMARMAYMLDRVFRFFGLHGCSVVPFIIGGGIAGGCAVPGVLAARTLRSPREKLATLLVIPFMSCGAKLPVFILFAGVFFPGHEASIMFGLTLAGWGIALLTAKLFRSTIIRGPSTPFVMELPPYRLPLLKGLFIHTYERTWSYLKKAGTTILLISILFWAAMTYPELSKDRLAIYSKKEEVIQTEIKLTQAKGGDISSLQDSLQDVKKQVGEESLRNSLAGRVGLFLEPITEIAGFNWQMDIALLGGFVAKEIIIATLGTAYSLGDVDPQDAKPLAEQLHQDKSWTLASALALLVFVLLYAPCLVTLVTIRQETGSWGWPIFSMIFNTLLAFILAVIVRYVSLLFL from the coding sequence ATGGTTATTTTACAAAAACAAACATTTGCTTTAGCCGGTAATCCCAATTCAGGTAAGTCAACGCTTTTTAATACTATTACAGGTTCTCATCAGCATGTGGGAAACTATCCAGGTATTACAGTTGAACAGAAAGAAGGCTTTTTACATACAGATACTGATGAAATTTTGCGTATAATTGATCTTCCTGGAACATACTCTTTAACAGCATACACAGAAGAAGAAAAAGTAGCTCGGATGGTCCTTCTCAATGAACATCCAGATGTTGTGATTAATGTTTTAAATGCTAATGCATTAGAAAGGAATTTATATTTAACTGTACAACTTCTTGAAATGGGTATGCCTCTTGTCCTTGCCCTCAATATGATGGACGAAGTTGAGTCACATGGTTTAAGTATTAACATCAAGAAGCTTTCTTCTAAGATGGGTTTACCTGTTGTCCCAACAGTTGCCCGAACAGGAAAAGGTTGTAAAAGATTAATACTAGAAGCATGTCACTTAGCAGATGCACGAAGAGGTGTGGAAAAAAAACCTTTACTAATTTCTTATGGTCCAGATCTTGATCCTGTAATTAAGTTTATGGAAGAAAAAATTCAAGAGGCAGAATTTACAATCAAGAATACTCCTGCACGCTGGATTGCACTAAAATTTTTGGAGATGGATGAGGAATTAATAGAAAAAACTCGTCAGTTAAATCTTAATTTATCAAAACAACTTGAAGAAAAAGTTGCAGAAGTAACTGCTCATTTACATGCAACTTTTGATACATGTCCTGAGGCTGTAATAGCTGATTATAGGTATGGATATATTTCTGCTGTTCTGAGAGAAGGAGTTCTTACACAGCAGGATCCTGTGCGTTATAGAATTAAATTGTCAGATAAGCTAGACACTGTTCTTACACATAAGTTTTTTGGTCCAGTATTCATGTTTTTTATACTTTATGCTATTTATCATTTCACATTTACATTAGGGGCAATCCCTATGGGTTGGGTAGCATCTCTTTTTTCATTTCTTAGAACACAGGCAGGACTTTTACTGCCTTCAGGACTTTTAAAATCTTTAGTCATTTCTGGTATTATTGATGGTGTGGGAGGAGTTATGAGCTTTATCCCACTAATTTTATTAATTTTTTTACAGATTGCTGTACTTGAAGATTCTGGATATATGGCTCGGATGGCATATATGTTAGACCGAGTATTTCGTTTTTTTGGGCTTCACGGATGTTCAGTTGTTCCGTTTATCATTGGGGGGGGTATTGCAGGAGGATGTGCAGTTCCTGGTGTACTCGCAGCTAGGACATTACGTAGTCCTCGTGAAAAACTAGCTACATTACTAGTTATCCCATTTATGAGTTGTGGAGCAAAATTACCAGTATTTATTCTCTTTGCTGGTGTATTTTTCCCAGGTCATGAAGCAAGTATTATGTTTGGGTTAACTCTTGCCGGTTGGGGGATAGCACTATTAACAGCTAAACTTTTTCGTTCAACAATTATTAGAGGTCCTTCAACTCCTTTTGTTATGGAGTTGCCGCCTTATAGATTACCTCTTTTAAAAGGACTGTTTATTCATACGTATGAACGTACTTGGAGTTATCTGAAGAAAGCAGGAACAACTATTCTTCTTATATCAATTTTGTTTTGGGCAGCAATGACATATCCAGAACTTTCAAAAGATAGGTTAGCAATATATTCAAAAAAGGAGGAAGTGATTCAAACAGAAATTAAGCTTACCCAAGCTAAAGGTGGTGATATATCTAGCCTTCAAGACTCACTCCAAGATGTAAAAAAGCAGGTTGGAGAAGAATCGTTACGTAATTCTCTAGCAGGAAGAGTTGGTTTGTTTCTTGAACCTATAACAGAAATTGCAGGATTTAATTGGCAGATGGATATTGCTTTGCTAGGTGGCTTTGTAGCTAAAGAAATTATTATTGCTACATTAGGTACAGCATACTCATTAGGAGATGTAGATCCTCAAGATGCAAAACCGCTTGCAGAACAACTACATCAAGATAAAAGTTGGACATTGGCTTCGGCTTTAGCCTTACTTGTTTTTGTATTATTATATGCACCATGTCTTGTGACGCTTGTAACTATTCGTCAAGAAACAGGTTCATGGGGATGGCCTATATTTAGTATGATTTTTAATACACTATTAGCATTTATATTAGCAGTCATTGTTAGATACGTATCCTTGCTATTTTTATGA
- a CDS encoding DVU0772 family protein, with amino-acid sequence MSEVLYEFYTGLTMTQGNDSALSSKSPLKAFSNQTIDWDLSPEKAVTLHLEYGNNNWHVIHTGGCSGHDSSVYFIVDTYSDPIQVRLIRRNFEMAEHLISIPLPDTLVKLFQKEYGNIRGVFEPLPEIKEWLRTELGQ; translated from the coding sequence ATGTCAGAGGTTCTGTATGAGTTTTATACAGGTTTAACAATGACACAGGGTAATGATTCAGCTTTAAGTAGTAAATCACCATTGAAGGCTTTTTCAAATCAGACTATTGATTGGGACTTATCTCCTGAAAAGGCAGTAACCTTACATCTAGAGTATGGCAACAATAATTGGCATGTCATACATACAGGGGGTTGTTCTGGTCATGATTCTTCTGTTTATTTTATAGTTGATACATATAGTGATCCTATACAAGTACGCCTTATTCGAAGGAATTTTGAAATGGCAGAACACCTTATTAGTATACCATTACCGGATACGTTAGTTAAACTTTTTCAAAAAGAGTATGGAAATATTCGTGGTGTATTTGAACCTCTCCCTGAGATTAAGGAATGGCTACGTACAGAGCTTGGCCAATAG
- a CDS encoding anaerobic glycerol-3-phosphate dehydrogenase subunit C codes for MNPLESIDSCITCSICTINCPVIAATKKFKGPKLTGPSAERFRLKQQKEIEGLSYCSNCKCCDISCPSNVKISSLNMLARAEYYRTRRPPFRDWLLAHAPFLAKLIKWIPYQLQLIGMKSPITRWLLDKIGIDRRASIPFFAPTYFPKLYSKYKKKQKGHYTKKVVFFPGCYINYYEPQTGMDFVAIMEKANYEVILPKVRCCNLPLISNGYYSEGKKVAHHNSKILQQYAEQNIPIVTMCPSCALTLKQEYAELFPEMIDQVTSFSRNIEDACEFIIKLIESKELQINVTLHSTKLLYHTACHLKAQGIGKPGFELLQRLPGANIEDAEAGCCGISGSYGFKKDKYDIATSIGNNLFDIIKKSGALFTLSECGTCRLQMYHHTGVEALHPLTLLHRILKQTPQ; via the coding sequence ATGAATCCTCTTGAATCTATTGATAGTTGTATAACTTGCTCTATATGTACTATCAATTGTCCTGTAATAGCAGCTACAAAAAAATTTAAAGGTCCAAAACTCACAGGACCATCAGCTGAACGATTTAGACTCAAACAACAAAAAGAGATAGAAGGACTATCTTATTGTTCTAATTGTAAATGTTGTGATATAAGCTGCCCTTCAAATGTAAAAATCTCTTCTCTAAATATGTTAGCTCGTGCCGAATATTACAGAACAAGACGTCCTCCCTTTAGAGACTGGCTTCTTGCGCATGCTCCGTTTTTAGCAAAACTTATAAAGTGGATACCTTATCAATTACAACTTATTGGAATGAAAAGTCCTATTACTCGTTGGTTACTTGATAAAATTGGAATTGATCGACGTGCCTCTATCCCTTTTTTCGCACCTACATATTTCCCAAAATTATATAGCAAATATAAAAAAAAACAGAAGGGTCATTATACAAAAAAAGTTGTATTTTTCCCTGGCTGTTATATTAATTACTATGAACCACAAACTGGTATGGACTTTGTTGCTATAATGGAAAAAGCAAACTACGAAGTTATATTACCAAAAGTTAGATGTTGTAATCTACCACTTATTTCTAATGGCTATTATAGTGAAGGGAAAAAAGTAGCTCACCATAATAGTAAGATACTCCAACAGTATGCAGAACAAAACATACCAATTGTCACAATGTGTCCTAGTTGTGCCCTTACTCTTAAACAAGAATATGCAGAACTTTTCCCAGAGATGATAGATCAAGTTACTTCATTTTCTAGGAATATTGAAGATGCATGTGAGTTTATTATAAAACTTATAGAATCTAAAGAGTTACAAATTAATGTAACACTCCATTCGACTAAGCTTCTTTATCATACAGCTTGCCATCTAAAAGCTCAAGGAATTGGTAAACCAGGCTTTGAACTTCTTCAAAGGTTACCAGGAGCTAATATTGAAGATGCAGAAGCTGGCTGCTGTGGAATTTCTGGCAGTTATGGATTTAAAAAAGATAAATATGATATTGCTACATCTATCGGTAACAATTTATTTGATATAATTAAAAAAAGTGGTGCATTATTTACACTTTCAGAGTGTGGAACATGTAGACTACAAATGTACCATCATACAGGAGTAGAAGCTCTTCATCCACTAACCTTATTACATAGAATTCTCAAACAAACTCCACAATAA